GAACGGTTTTACGCTCATGCACGAAGGTTTTGATGTTTTTTATGAATCAGAGGGCCCGTCGGCGCTGGCCAGGCTTTATCAGGAGGATTTTGACCTGGTGCTGCTGGATCTGCGGCTTCCGTATTTGAGCGGA
This genomic interval from Candidatus Omnitrophota bacterium contains the following:
- a CDS encoding response regulator translates to MKTKKVLIVDDDPGIRTMNGFTLMHEGFDVFYESEGPSALARLYQEDFDLVLLDLRLPYLSG